The genomic interval GATAGGGCTTTGGTTATTTTTAGCATTGCTGGCATGAGCATCAGTATCTTGGCCTTTATTTTATTTGGCCAATACATCCTCGCCTTTCAAATGAACTGGTTTCCCGTCTCGGGTTATGAGCCTGGAGAAATTAAATATTTGCTTTTACCTTGGTTGATTTGGATTATTGTAAGTAGCGGCGCTGATGTGCGGTTTTTTAGAACCGTGTTTTTAGAAGAGCTGTCCAAAGATTATATCCGTACTGCTTACTACAAAGGCGCCTCTACAAGCAGAGTGTTGATTAAGCATGCTTTGCCCAATGCTTTATTGCCCATCATCACCCGTGTGGTGATCAATATTCCATTTTTATTTTTAGGTTCACTGTTGTTGGAAAACTTTTTCAGTATCCCAGGTCTGGGCAGTATGACCGTGGATGCCTTTAACAATGCCGATTGGCCTGTGATTAAAGCCATGACCGTTTTGGGTTCACTGCTTTATATTGCCGGTAATATTTTATCTGACTTACTCTACGCCAAAGTAGATCCACGCGTGAGGTTGAATTGATGTTTGCCCAACATGTACAAACTTTTTTAAGTAGTCTTAAGCGTAAGCCTTGGGCTTTGGCAGCGTTCATCACCATTATTATTTATATTATGATTGCTGTTTTGGTTTTGGCTGGACTGATGCCTGCAGATCCTTTTGCAAGAGACGGCCAAGCCTTTATGCCTCCGGGTAAGGACTTTATTTTTGGTACCGATTATCTAGGCCGCAGTATAGCTGCTAAAGTACTGCATGGAACTTACATTGCTCTGTCTGTTGGCTTTATTGCTTCTTCTATTGCCATTCCTTTTGGGGCTGCGCTAGGCTTAGCAGCCGGCTACTTTGGTAAACGTGTGGATGATGTTGTGGTGTGGTTGTATTCCACGGTCAATTCTATTCCCTCTATTTTGTTGCTCTTGGCCATCAGCTTTGTCATGGGCAGGGGACTCAGCTCAATTTATTTGGCAGTAGCTTTGACCTCCTGGACCAGTATATGCCGTTTGGTTAGAGCAGAAACCTTTAAAATCAAACGCATGCCGTATGTAACGGCGGCTACAAGCTTGGGTGTTTCTCAATTTAACGTCATTTTTAAGCATATCTTACCCAATGTGTTTCACTTGGTGGTGATTGATTTTTCACTTCGCTTTATTTATGCCATCAAGTCTGAAGCCATTCTCAGTTATTTGGGCTTGGGTGTGCAAGGTCAACCCAGTTGGGGGATCATGATTGCTGACTCCAAAAACGAACTGCTCAACGGTTACTGGTGGCAATTGGCCGCCGCCACCGCTGCCATGTTTTTCTTGGTTTTGGCCCTGAACATTTTGGCCGATCATCTAAGAGATGTCTTAGATCCCAAAACCGAGTCTGATTAAGTTGCCCTTTAATTGTTTTTTTAACTTTAGTGTTTAGTAGTTTTCCTATTTCGACTTTGCTATAATTGACTTACTGATGAAAATTAAAAAACATAAGTCTCAACCGGGCTTTACCTTACTGGAATTGATGATTTCTATTGCCATCATTGGTTTATTGGCCGCTGTAGCCAGTGTTGCCTATCAAAACTATATTAAAAAATCGATGAAGTCTGAGGGATATACACAAATTCGCAAAATTTATGATGGCGCCCTCGTTTTTGCCCAAAATGAAGATATTGTGGTCAACAGCGTGCAAGACAGTTCACTCACCCATGTCAGTTGTAAAAAAAGAGATCCCTTTGGTTGGTTCTATACCATCAACACTGATAGTGATAGACATGCCATTGCTGGAAGACGCAAAGGCAGTTCAGCAATCGCTGCTAATATTGATAGCGACCCACAAGAAAGACTTGGAAGTCTTAACCCAGATGGAACCTGCACAACAGCTGTTTATCCGGTCAGCGCTTATTCTATTTTTGGTTTTTCTGTTCAAGGCGCTCGTGATCCTATGACTTGGGCATACCCATTAACGGGGCAGTATTATTTTTCCTATGCAAGCTTACCCAGCCAACCTTTGGCCAATACTCTTATTGCAGAAGGCAAAAACGTAGTTTATGAAAATGACAATAATATCATGCTGGTCAACGGTATTTATGCTGTTGCTGATTTGGATGGTGACTTTAGTCCTGATAATCATGGAAGTCCTAATGGAGAACTTCCGCCTTTTTTTGATGGCGACCCTGAAGGTCCCGCTTATTTTGCCTCTGAGGGAATTTTTTATTCAACTTTGACTTACTTAATGCGTGGCATATACAAAAATTTAGACAATGGTGAAATTGAAGGAACGCCAAATATTTTTGTGATTAATCCCAATGAATAGCATGCACCGATTTAAA from bacterium carries:
- a CDS encoding ABC transporter permease; the protein is MFAQHVQTFLSSLKRKPWALAAFITIIIYIMIAVLVLAGLMPADPFARDGQAFMPPGKDFIFGTDYLGRSIAAKVLHGTYIALSVGFIASSIAIPFGAALGLAAGYFGKRVDDVVVWLYSTVNSIPSILLLLAISFVMGRGLSSIYLAVALTSWTSICRLVRAETFKIKRMPYVTAATSLGVSQFNVIFKHILPNVFHLVVIDFSLRFIYAIKSEAILSYLGLGVQGQPSWGIMIADSKNELLNGYWWQLAAATAAMFFLVLALNILADHLRDVLDPKTESD
- a CDS encoding ABC transporter permease, whose amino-acid sequence is MWNYFFRRLLQTIPIVFGVALITFTLFHFVGGDPIIQLLGPHATASEIARLREQYGLNDPIYIQFFRYLKEIITFDFGRSFQSHQMISTMIKQGALVSLSLTLPAFFMSLIVAIVFSMLSAFYRDTWLDRALVIFSIAGMSISILAFILFGQYILAFQMNWFPVSGYEPGEIKYLLLPWLIWIIVSSGADVRFFRTVFLEELSKDYIRTAYYKGASTSRVLIKHALPNALLPIITRVVINIPFLFLGSLLLENFFSIPGLGSMTVDAFNNADWPVIKAMTVLGSLLYIAGNILSDLLYAKVDPRVRLN